A single window of Rubripirellula lacrimiformis DNA harbors:
- a CDS encoding prenyltransferase/squalene oxidase repeat-containing protein, which translates to MTSDAYSSESADNTSDRMWPLDLSIAVLASVVTYLIATQLSFDDARWQWNARTYIVAVPLTAFGLDVVVRRFASKYVQKSLQLGFLMSVLVHLVLLMLAINVIIFSHYFPDAFTGVKPERLPVKRTVPEYLFKKPDQRSTQPDWSQPAETETASPVTPRQQRQLPPVAHTAPQLEMPMPRDPIARPSRDHLIKREDLSESLPQPSDAPAKLARRQAAFSDSMPTSERPPVAPDVAVTANVQERLVDRPTDHSRNSAKSPNQFQLPSPDTVSTNANREPSRAGSRQRSEAMPMVGDAGLQRTRRDPSTAQRPKPAGSAPAPPAVAIARLTPDADRMMTPIETPMSRDNKSTGAVLSLGDAPGAQQSDSRSADLSSGDRTSRNPTAAAGSPEITAGREMRVPGRANRTSAGMGFSPAGPPTASGESVATAANPSSASSEIAERPLASSPTRPSVSPDVSSLAVLSMAGPNFDLPMETGPIGLADLPNRNTGVVPSIEPPEIAAMDLTTGTRRRRDVGGPITPFGNKVAAVESFSRRVMRTEGGASPTPAGMVGPATEEAIEKGLAFLSRIQNEDGSWSLQGHGTDVVLRSDTAATGLCLLAFQGAGYTHREHQYADSVSRGLKFLIDNQRTNGDLYRSEDPLSNRNVAFYSHGIAALALCEAYGMTQDESLREPAQMCLDYIAATQHLSRGGWRYSPQVSSDTSVTGWMMMALKSGQLSGLEVSPKTYDGIETWLDMAQSPDRDDRYRYNPFAPDTPTQRHGRFATPTMTAVGMLMRMYAGWQRDTPAMRSAADYLLEYPPQMGTAVSPQRDAYYWYYATQVMFHMGGSHWERWNQSLNPVLLKSQLDDGPAIGSWDPVSPVPDRWSVHAGRLYVTTMNLLNLEVYYRHLPIYEDTAE; encoded by the coding sequence GTGACCTCTGACGCTTACTCCTCTGAATCCGCCGACAACACTTCCGACCGGATGTGGCCGTTGGACCTGTCGATTGCGGTGCTGGCGTCCGTCGTGACGTACCTGATCGCGACGCAGTTGTCGTTCGATGACGCACGGTGGCAATGGAATGCCCGGACCTACATCGTTGCGGTGCCCCTGACCGCGTTTGGGTTGGATGTTGTGGTGCGAAGATTCGCATCCAAGTACGTCCAGAAATCGCTGCAACTGGGCTTCCTGATGAGCGTCCTGGTGCACTTGGTCCTGTTGATGTTGGCCATCAACGTCATCATTTTCAGCCACTATTTCCCGGACGCATTTACCGGGGTCAAACCAGAACGTCTTCCCGTCAAGCGTACCGTCCCCGAGTACCTGTTCAAGAAACCGGACCAACGATCGACTCAGCCCGACTGGTCCCAACCTGCCGAAACAGAAACAGCGTCGCCTGTCACACCGCGCCAGCAACGTCAGCTTCCACCGGTCGCCCATACCGCGCCGCAGCTAGAGATGCCGATGCCGCGCGATCCCATCGCACGGCCGAGCCGAGACCACTTGATCAAACGCGAAGACCTGTCCGAGTCATTGCCACAACCCAGCGATGCACCAGCCAAACTGGCGCGGCGGCAAGCCGCATTCTCGGATTCCATGCCCACGTCCGAACGACCGCCCGTGGCACCCGACGTCGCCGTGACTGCGAACGTGCAAGAACGTCTGGTCGATCGCCCCACCGATCATTCACGCAACTCGGCGAAGTCGCCCAATCAGTTCCAACTGCCGTCGCCAGACACGGTTAGCACCAATGCAAACCGCGAACCGTCACGCGCCGGATCGCGGCAGCGCAGCGAGGCGATGCCGATGGTCGGTGACGCAGGCCTGCAGCGAACGCGCCGCGACCCATCCACGGCTCAGCGGCCGAAACCGGCGGGTTCAGCGCCGGCGCCGCCGGCCGTTGCGATCGCACGGCTAACCCCCGACGCGGATCGCATGATGACACCGATCGAAACACCGATGTCACGGGACAACAAGTCCACCGGTGCCGTTCTTTCGTTGGGCGATGCACCAGGCGCCCAACAAAGTGATTCACGTTCGGCTGATCTATCATCGGGCGATCGAACCAGCCGCAATCCGACCGCGGCAGCCGGATCCCCCGAGATCACCGCTGGTCGCGAGATGCGCGTCCCGGGCCGAGCCAATCGAACGTCCGCCGGAATGGGCTTTTCACCGGCCGGCCCACCCACCGCCAGCGGCGAATCGGTTGCCACCGCCGCCAATCCAAGTTCGGCTAGTTCAGAGATCGCCGAGCGACCGTTGGCTTCGTCGCCCACACGCCCATCGGTTTCCCCCGACGTATCGTCATTGGCCGTTTTGTCGATGGCCGGCCCCAACTTCGATCTTCCAATGGAAACCGGTCCCATCGGGTTAGCAGATCTTCCCAATCGCAACACAGGCGTTGTGCCGTCGATCGAACCACCCGAAATTGCAGCGATGGATTTGACGACCGGCACACGACGTCGACGCGATGTGGGCGGGCCCATCACACCCTTTGGAAACAAAGTCGCTGCGGTGGAATCGTTCAGCCGACGTGTGATGCGAACCGAAGGCGGCGCCAGCCCCACGCCGGCCGGAATGGTCGGACCTGCCACCGAAGAAGCAATCGAAAAAGGATTGGCGTTCCTGTCTCGCATCCAAAACGAAGACGGAAGTTGGTCGCTGCAAGGACATGGAACCGATGTGGTTCTGCGCAGCGATACCGCCGCGACCGGACTGTGCCTGCTTGCATTCCAAGGTGCCGGCTACACCCACCGCGAACACCAGTACGCCGACTCGGTCAGCCGTGGCCTGAAATTCCTGATCGACAATCAACGCACCAATGGTGATCTGTATCGATCCGAAGACCCGCTTAGCAACCGCAATGTCGCGTTCTATTCGCATGGCATTGCCGCGTTGGCGCTTTGCGAAGCCTATGGAATGACGCAAGACGAATCGCTCCGCGAACCCGCCCAGATGTGCCTCGACTACATCGCGGCGACTCAGCACCTTAGCCGTGGTGGTTGGCGCTATTCGCCGCAAGTCAGTTCCGACACCAGCGTCACCGGATGGATGATGATGGCGCTCAAAAGCGGCCAATTGTCTGGTTTGGAGGTATCACCGAAAACCTATGATGGAATCGAAACCTGGCTGGACATGGCACAAAGCCCCGATCGGGATGATCGCTATCGGTACAACCCGTTCGCTCCCGACACGCCAACCCAGCGCCATGGCCGATTCGCCACGCCAACGATGACAGCGGTTGGCATGCTGATGCGGATGTACGCCGGTTGGCAACGAGACACCCCGGCGATGCGGTCGGCTGCGGATTACCTGCTGGAATACCCACCGCAAATGGGCACCGCTGTGTCACCGCAGCGGGACGCCTATTACTGGTACTACGCAACCCAAGTGATGTTCCATATGGGCGGCAGCCACTGGGAACGTTGGAACCAATCGCTGAACCCGGTCCTGCTAAAGAGCCAACTGGACGACGGCCCCGCCATCGGCAGTTGGGACCCGGTCAGTCCCGTGCCGGATCGATGGAGCGTTCACGCTGGCCGCCTGTACGTGACGACGATGAACTTATTGAACTTAGAAGTGTATTACCGGCACCTACCGATCTACGAAGACACTGCGGAATAG
- a CDS encoding ExbD/TolR family protein, translating to MAVKIKRSSVASTLSLTPLIDVVFLLLIFFLVTSEFEDEERRLDIVLPSATSAVPMTGKPREVIVDIDATGTFYVGGQATTLDELRGVLETAVANNPTNQSVVIRADRETSFQPVVSVMDACNRTGVSDYAVTTQEGPGT from the coding sequence ATGGCTGTAAAAATCAAGCGATCCTCCGTCGCCAGCACGCTTAGCCTGACCCCACTGATCGATGTGGTCTTTTTGTTGCTGATTTTTTTCCTGGTGACCAGCGAATTCGAGGACGAAGAACGGCGACTGGACATCGTTTTGCCGTCGGCAACCAGCGCGGTGCCGATGACTGGCAAACCACGGGAAGTCATCGTTGACATTGACGCCACAGGTACGTTTTATGTTGGCGGGCAAGCCACCACATTGGATGAACTGAGGGGGGTCCTGGAAACCGCGGTCGCCAACAATCCCACCAACCAATCCGTCGTGATTCGGGCGGACCGGGAAACGTCATTCCAACCCGTGGTCAGCGTGATGGATGCCTGCAACCGAACCGGCGTCAGCGACTATGCCGTGACGACCCAAGAGGGCCCGGGCACTTAG
- a CDS encoding MotA/TolQ/ExbB proton channel family protein — translation MSVAQNGGPTGPVIRDPRSIDANVPIDASEIQSIMTDQPDPTPPGAAPSGIDLLTLISRGGAFMIPIGIMSFLVVALAVERFASLRRRRIIPMKLRKQLAAMLDPISKFDPTAAYHACIESPSPASRVIMAMLRRTGQPLADIERAASETIEREADHQASPIRWLTLAAAATPLMGLLGTVWGMIVAFHESTTLTADRSRSEQLSEGIYTALVTTLAGLVVAIPAAMLALYLENRLIKLFHRIEQLSFDVAPGLARFTGRRQMNSDGTLRMHDTLNEAPPAPPLPKQTGKSRDQAKTG, via the coding sequence GTGTCCGTGGCACAAAACGGTGGCCCGACCGGCCCGGTGATTCGTGACCCTCGGTCGATCGATGCCAACGTGCCCATCGATGCGTCAGAGATCCAATCGATCATGACAGATCAACCCGACCCGACACCGCCCGGTGCGGCACCGTCGGGAATCGATCTGCTGACGCTGATCTCCCGCGGGGGCGCTTTCATGATTCCGATCGGGATCATGAGTTTCTTGGTGGTCGCTTTGGCAGTGGAACGGTTTGCCAGTCTGCGCCGTCGCCGGATCATCCCGATGAAGCTGCGGAAACAGTTGGCGGCCATGTTGGATCCGATTTCAAAATTTGATCCGACCGCCGCCTACCACGCATGCATCGAATCGCCATCGCCGGCGAGCCGGGTCATCATGGCAATGCTGCGGCGCACCGGCCAACCGTTGGCGGACATCGAGCGTGCGGCTAGCGAGACCATCGAACGCGAAGCTGACCACCAGGCATCGCCGATTCGATGGCTGACGCTAGCTGCTGCTGCGACGCCGCTAATGGGATTGCTAGGAACGGTGTGGGGAATGATCGTGGCATTTCATGAATCCACCACATTGACCGCCGACCGAAGCCGTAGCGAGCAACTTTCCGAAGGGATCTACACCGCCCTGGTGACGACGTTGGCCGGGTTGGTGGTGGCGATTCCCGCGGCCATGTTGGCACTGTATTTGGAAAACCGACTGATCAAACTGTTCCACCGCATTGAACAATTGTCATTCGATGTCGCGCCCGGATTGGCCCGATTCACTGGACGACGCCAAATGAATTCGGATGGGACTCTGCGAATGCACGACACCCTGAACGAGGCCCCACCGGCTCCACCACTGCCCAAACAAACCGGCAAGTCTCGCGACCAAGCCAAGACGGGTTGA
- a CDS encoding tetratricopeptide repeat protein: MPPVAAIPSKQWNDGRDSAAFEPKTLHSRDGRRSIGGSFVIRAGLVAIAALWMIPSANDVIAQDPSPNGAADSTTASDEASMAAYADAANFQTGGALELAIQGWDKFLAAYPNHPMASKAAHYLGVCHMQTAPPDYAAASKAFAQAIQDKTYDLREESLANYGWCLYASAGDGAQRDMDRLKQSLATFQLLRKEFPKSRFSDRAIFYCGEASYGLGQIPRAIAYYDELLALPEAKDSPLRCDTLYARGVAQEELNQPEDAISSYQQLLSSCDQGELVTDVHLRLGDLAILRGEHLAAVKSLQQAIESTDSPEDQAYAIFRQAFALAQADQAAEAAAKYEQLLSQFPESEYAASATLASAQSIYRSGDIDEAAKRFAKVLQQTNPAAATEASHWLARIAIDQGKPSEAAKIAQQQIDKGLEGDFATEVRLDLAESLSMDPQTIQQSLELFEQAYRESPDGKLAPRALYNAAFSALQINQPKKAIELADEFVQKFPNDMLISDVRFVAAEGHLQTGNTKQAAQAYENLIASTPKDNVQRPVWVLRAATTSNASGTYADTIRMLQTELGSFPQPAQKADANLLIGQAELMLKRPAEAAIAFAAASEIDPQGPRAAEARLMVGQAQMAAGQSDAAIATWKEMVTAAPDTRMADQARYKLAQSASTAGNHSDANTYFDQILGATRDPGLLPYAQYGKAFSLLQAGDYEQAMKAVNQMIDRYPNHPLANDALLTRGIAHRNSKQYKEGRADLEKYLAKQPSGVNLGHALYELALIDQTEKLPAQAAKNLQRLVSEVPQYPSMDKVLYELGWSMQEVGDDTAAADHFRQLTVDYPDSPLVAESSYFLGQRHYVEGQWKKAADQFLIASERADSPELSEKALYRLGWSHFKVDDFDAAEEAFAKQAQRHPDGRLSFDALMMVAESRFKEGDYPNALEGYRQAKQRIRKNNDTSQSVRGNAERQVRELTLLHGGQSAAQLKDWDEAIQWYNELRERFPASDYLPQVFYESGFAYQQKQENDRALKFYGEVAENYRSELAARARFMMGEIHFADRKFDQAIPEFQRVMFGFGAQKAPASIKNWQAKSGFEAGRCSELLIQSAQTQAAKQKATKLAEGFYQYVAENHPQHELAEKSSQRLEALTK; the protein is encoded by the coding sequence ATGCCCCCGGTCGCTGCGATTCCTAGCAAGCAGTGGAACGACGGACGCGACAGCGCCGCATTCGAACCGAAGACGCTTCATTCCCGTGATGGCCGTCGATCGATTGGCGGATCATTCGTGATCCGAGCGGGTTTGGTCGCCATCGCAGCCCTATGGATGATTCCGTCGGCCAACGATGTGATCGCGCAGGATCCATCGCCAAACGGCGCAGCGGATTCCACGACGGCGTCGGACGAGGCGTCGATGGCGGCTTACGCCGACGCGGCAAACTTCCAAACCGGCGGTGCACTGGAACTGGCTATCCAGGGTTGGGATAAGTTCCTGGCTGCCTACCCGAATCATCCGATGGCGTCCAAAGCGGCTCACTATCTAGGGGTCTGCCACATGCAAACGGCGCCGCCGGACTATGCGGCAGCGTCCAAAGCGTTTGCCCAAGCGATTCAGGACAAGACCTACGACCTGCGCGAAGAAAGCTTGGCGAACTACGGTTGGTGCCTGTATGCGTCCGCGGGTGACGGCGCCCAACGCGACATGGATCGGCTGAAACAGTCCTTGGCGACGTTCCAACTGCTACGCAAAGAGTTCCCGAAATCGAGGTTCTCTGATCGTGCGATTTTCTACTGTGGCGAAGCATCCTACGGACTGGGACAAATCCCCCGTGCGATCGCTTATTACGATGAACTGCTAGCCCTTCCGGAGGCCAAAGATTCGCCGCTCCGGTGCGACACACTGTACGCTCGAGGCGTCGCCCAGGAAGAACTGAACCAACCGGAGGATGCGATCTCGTCGTACCAACAGCTGCTTAGCAGTTGCGACCAGGGCGAACTGGTGACCGATGTCCATTTGCGGTTGGGCGACTTGGCAATTCTGCGTGGGGAACACCTCGCCGCAGTGAAGTCGCTGCAGCAAGCGATTGAATCCACCGATTCGCCCGAAGACCAAGCCTACGCGATCTTTCGCCAAGCCTTTGCATTAGCGCAAGCGGACCAGGCAGCCGAGGCCGCCGCGAAATACGAGCAACTGCTAAGCCAATTTCCTGAATCGGAATACGCGGCATCGGCCACCTTAGCGTCGGCCCAAAGCATCTATCGCAGCGGCGACATCGATGAAGCCGCCAAACGTTTCGCGAAAGTACTGCAGCAAACCAACCCTGCTGCGGCTACCGAAGCGAGTCACTGGTTAGCCCGAATCGCGATCGACCAGGGCAAACCGAGCGAAGCGGCAAAGATCGCCCAACAGCAGATCGACAAAGGACTGGAAGGCGATTTCGCGACCGAGGTGCGACTGGACTTGGCTGAATCGCTTTCGATGGACCCGCAAACCATCCAGCAGTCGTTGGAATTGTTCGAACAGGCGTATCGTGAATCGCCGGATGGCAAGTTGGCACCGCGGGCCCTCTACAACGCGGCCTTCTCGGCGTTACAGATCAACCAGCCCAAGAAAGCGATCGAACTGGCGGACGAGTTTGTCCAAAAATTCCCAAACGACATGCTGATTTCGGATGTCCGTTTTGTTGCCGCCGAAGGGCACCTGCAGACCGGCAACACCAAGCAAGCGGCGCAGGCGTACGAGAACCTGATTGCCTCGACTCCCAAAGACAACGTGCAACGCCCCGTTTGGGTTTTGCGTGCGGCGACGACATCCAACGCCTCGGGAACGTATGCCGACACGATTCGGATGTTGCAGACGGAACTGGGATCGTTTCCCCAGCCAGCGCAAAAGGCGGATGCCAACCTGTTGATCGGCCAGGCCGAACTGATGTTGAAACGGCCCGCCGAAGCCGCAATCGCGTTTGCTGCCGCATCCGAGATCGATCCCCAAGGGCCGCGTGCGGCCGAAGCCCGATTGATGGTTGGCCAGGCCCAGATGGCTGCCGGCCAAAGCGATGCGGCGATCGCGACCTGGAAAGAAATGGTCACCGCCGCGCCGGACACACGGATGGCCGACCAAGCGCGTTACAAGCTGGCCCAATCGGCTAGCACCGCCGGCAACCACTCGGACGCCAACACTTACTTTGACCAGATCCTGGGGGCGACACGCGACCCCGGCCTGCTTCCGTACGCCCAATACGGCAAAGCATTCTCGTTGCTTCAGGCGGGCGATTACGAACAGGCGATGAAGGCGGTCAACCAAATGATTGATCGCTATCCCAATCATCCATTGGCCAACGATGCCCTGCTGACTCGCGGGATCGCGCACCGAAACAGCAAGCAGTACAAAGAGGGCAGGGCAGATCTAGAGAAGTACTTGGCCAAACAACCAAGCGGCGTCAACCTTGGACATGCTTTGTACGAACTAGCGCTCATCGACCAAACCGAAAAGCTGCCCGCCCAGGCCGCTAAAAATTTGCAACGTTTGGTTAGTGAAGTTCCCCAGTACCCGTCGATGGACAAAGTGCTTTACGAACTGGGTTGGTCCATGCAAGAAGTTGGCGACGACACCGCCGCAGCCGACCACTTTCGCCAACTGACCGTGGACTACCCGGACAGCCCGTTGGTTGCCGAATCATCCTATTTCCTTGGACAACGTCACTACGTCGAAGGTCAATGGAAGAAGGCTGCCGACCAATTCCTGATTGCTTCGGAACGTGCCGACAGCCCTGAACTTTCCGAAAAAGCACTCTATCGCCTCGGCTGGTCGCATTTCAAAGTCGACGACTTTGATGCTGCTGAAGAAGCGTTTGCCAAACAAGCCCAGCGGCACCCCGATGGCAGGCTTAGCTTTGATGCCTTGATGATGGTTGCGGAATCTAGGTTCAAAGAAGGCGACTACCCAAACGCGTTGGAAGGGTATCGCCAAGCGAAGCAACGGATCCGCAAGAACAACGACACATCGCAATCGGTTCGTGGAAACGCAGAACGCCAAGTCCGCGAGCTGACGTTGTTGCATGGTGGGCAAAGCGCCGCTCAGTTGAAAGATTGGGACGAAGCCATTCAGTGGTACAACGAACTTCGCGAGCGATTCCCTGCGTCGGACTACCTGCCGCAGGTGTTCTACGAATCGGGATTTGCGTATCAACAAAAACAAGAAAATGACCGCGCCCTGAAATTCTATGGCGAAGTCGCGGAAAACTATCGCAGCGAACTAGCCGCTAGGGCTCGCTTCATGATGGGCGAAATCCATTTTGCGGATCGCAAGTTCGATCAAGCGATTCCCGAGTTCCAGCGAGTGATGTTTGGGTTCGGCGCCCAGAAGGCTCCCGCATCGATCAAGAACTGGCAGGCCAAAAGCGGCTTCGAAGCCGGTCGCTGCAGCGAACTGCTGATACAGTCAGCACAGACCCAGGCGGCGAAACAGAAGGCAACAAAACTGGCCGAAGGATTCTACCAGTACGTCGCCGAAAACCACCCTCAACACGAACTCGCCGAAAAATCGAGCCAGCGGCTAGAGGCCTTAACCAAGTGA
- a CDS encoding NAD-dependent epimerase/dehydratase family protein translates to MSNLHCLITGGAGFIGSHLAESLLGQGHRVTVVDDLSTGRATNLSGIIDHPGLTYVEGTVEDEALVARLVDKADRVYHLAAAVGVALIASQPIQTIERNIYPTQLILKRLGERASRGDFAPCFIASTSEVYGKNPKEVWTEEDDLVFGSTTKPRWSYGVSKAIDEFLALAFHKENKLPVVVGRFFNVVGPRQTGAYGMVLPRFVDAALRGDPLVVHDDGKQIRCFAHVGDVIGAVTKLVDTPSAAGRVYNIGSDVPVSILELAQRVIARVNPESKIDFQSYSDAYDESFEDIRRRVPDLTRISDTIGYAPTKDLDAIIDSVAEHQRTLLG, encoded by the coding sequence ATGTCGAACCTTCACTGTCTGATCACCGGCGGCGCCGGATTCATTGGGTCTCACCTTGCCGAGTCCCTGCTGGGACAGGGGCATCGTGTGACGGTCGTCGATGATCTTTCCACCGGACGGGCAACCAACCTCAGTGGCATCATCGATCATCCCGGGCTGACCTATGTCGAAGGCACTGTCGAAGACGAAGCGTTGGTGGCGCGGTTGGTCGATAAGGCGGACCGCGTCTACCACTTGGCCGCGGCGGTCGGTGTCGCGCTGATCGCAAGCCAGCCGATCCAAACCATCGAACGAAACATCTACCCGACCCAATTGATTCTGAAACGCTTGGGCGAGCGAGCGTCGCGGGGTGACTTTGCGCCCTGCTTCATCGCCAGTACCAGCGAAGTCTACGGTAAGAATCCGAAAGAGGTTTGGACCGAAGAGGACGATTTGGTGTTCGGTTCGACAACCAAGCCGCGATGGAGCTACGGGGTGTCCAAGGCGATCGATGAATTCTTAGCACTGGCGTTCCACAAAGAGAACAAATTGCCGGTCGTCGTGGGGCGGTTCTTTAACGTCGTCGGCCCGCGTCAGACGGGCGCCTATGGCATGGTGCTGCCACGATTTGTGGACGCAGCGCTGCGTGGCGATCCCTTGGTCGTGCATGACGACGGGAAACAGATCCGCTGTTTTGCACACGTGGGCGATGTCATCGGCGCGGTCACCAAATTGGTGGATACGCCGTCGGCAGCCGGGCGTGTGTACAACATCGGCAGCGACGTGCCAGTGTCGATCCTGGAACTGGCACAGCGTGTGATCGCGCGAGTGAATCCGGAATCGAAGATCGATTTTCAATCGTACTCAGACGCCTACGACGAGTCGTTCGAGGACATCCGCCGTCGTGTTCCCGATCTGACGCGAATCAGCGACACCATCGGCTATGCCCCGACAAAAGATCTGGATGCCATCATCGATTCGGTGGCCGAGCACCAGCGAACACTATTGGGCTGA
- a CDS encoding DinB family protein, giving the protein MDPKALIRQTIASTEFVCNAYLNDLTDDELMHRPVEGANHINWQWGHLIASEHMLGQMIPGVTMPSLPEGFADKYSKEAAASDDASAFEDKATLLSVQQQQRQGLLAVLDGISDEALSDPAPEAVATIFPNSAAIILSADSHWMMHAGQWAIVRRSLGKPALF; this is encoded by the coding sequence ATGGATCCGAAAGCTCTGATTCGCCAAACGATTGCATCGACCGAATTCGTCTGCAATGCCTATCTGAATGACCTTACCGACGATGAACTGATGCATCGCCCGGTCGAGGGAGCCAACCACATCAATTGGCAGTGGGGGCACCTGATCGCTTCAGAGCACATGTTGGGACAGATGATTCCGGGGGTGACGATGCCATCGCTTCCAGAGGGGTTCGCCGATAAGTACAGCAAGGAAGCGGCCGCTAGCGATGATGCGTCCGCATTCGAAGACAAGGCGACACTGTTGTCGGTTCAACAGCAACAGCGGCAAGGCTTGCTGGCTGTCTTGGATGGGATCAGCGACGAAGCTCTTTCCGACCCGGCGCCCGAAGCGGTCGCAACCATCTTTCCTAATTCGGCTGCGATCATCTTGTCGGCCGATAGTCACTGGATGATGCACGCCGGCCAGTGGGCGATTGTGCGTCGGTCGTTGGGCAAACCTGCGTTGTTTTGA